The sequence below is a genomic window from Sulfuracidifex metallicus DSM 6482 = JCM 9184.
AGTATTGAGTGGTCAATCTCACTCATTCTTTATGTTGTAATTATTACCATAATATCGACCTCAGCAGTATTGCTTACTGGAATCATTTTCGGTTTCTTACCAATAGCTAACATAGCTTTCTTGGGATTTCTAATTGTGTCGACCATGATGTTCGGTGCATTAGGAGCAGTGATATATGGATTAACACCCAAGGAAAAACTATTCGTAGCTCAGAGCGTAGTGAGCGCATTAATCTTTCCGCTAATGTTTCTCAGTAATGCTTTCTTCCCTGTTTCTACATTTCCATCCATTATAAGACCTTTTGTAGAATATCAGCCACTCTCACTGATAGACTCAGTGATTAGGGATCTAACAATTTACGGAGTCATACCAAATTTAACTTTGGTAGGGTCAATTATAGCAATTACCATAGTTCTCAATGTAATTGCAGGTAGGCTTCTTAGGCTCAGGGAAACCGGCTTTTAAGAGTCTTGTGCTTTTAAGAGTCTCGTGAAGGCTGTGTAGTCCATGAAGGTCTATTTTTACTTATGAAAGCTAATATTCCCTCCTTAGCTGTATCGCTTTGAACTTGATTGACTAGATCGTCAAAGGCTTCATACATTGACTCCCTAAGCCTCCAGCTAATGTTCTTTTTCATCCACATTATAGAAGTGGGAGCCATTACGGAGATCTTATCCATTAGCACCTTTGCCGTCTCCATTGGATCATCTGATACATAGTTAACTAACCCTATTTTAGCTGCTTCATCAGCGTCGATCTCCTCCCCTAAAATTGCTAGCCTTCTAACGTTCTGAAAACCTATCAAATGAGGTCCGATACTTACTAATACTGGGGGAAAAACTCCAATCTTACCTCCTGGGGCAGCGAACTTAGTGCCGACTTTTGAAATAACGAAATCCGACACTAAAAGCATCTCCATCGATGCTCCATAAGCTATGTTTTCAGGAAGCATTATAAAGATCTTCTGAATTGAAATTATCTTCTCATAAATTTGTCTCATGTAATTGAAGAATGTCCTTGCAAATTCTAAATCGTCATTAGCCCTCTTTAACTCAGTTATATCTGCTCCAGCACCGAAGTTACCTTCACCCTGAACTAAAACGTACCTAGAACTTCTATCTTCTTCTAAGTTGCTCAATGTATCTATCATATCAGTCATAAATTTAATATTAAATAAATTATATTTAGTACCGCTATTAAACTTTATTACAGAATAAGGCCCATAAGATTCGAGCTTAACTACCATTTCGTTTACACGATATTTGATTAATCTAATTAGATTTAAAAATGTATATAGAGAACATCAACTTCAACTTAAAACTCTGTCTCCAGTCTCCTTAGATATTTCCTGAAGTATTTCCATATTATCTGGGAATCTTTTCTGTTCATACCTTGAAAAGATCATCCTCCCGTTAAGATAAACGTCGAATATCCCTTTTTCTCCTTGAACCAGCAATACTTGAGTATCCTGATAGTAACTTAGAATATCCCTAGCCAACCCCAATGCTCTATCTAAATACCCGCAAGGTCTACAATAGACAATCTTTATCGTAGTAACCATAAATGCTATTTAGACCATGCGGTAATAAACTTTTAATTCAATAACATAATAATAACTATTTTTATTTTTAAAAATAAGAACAAACGAGAGAAATCTACTTAAATAAACTTAAAGCTATCCTCACGATTAATAGAGTTAATGAGAATAGCCGTAACTTATGATAAAGATCAAAATCTAAAGCCACTGGATGAGGCAGAATTAATAGGGATAATTGACGACGAAAAGAAGGAGATAGAACAATACGAAAATGAGGGCATAGGAAGTAAAGAAGCTACTATGGATCTAATATTAGGATTGGATGCAGATGCAATAATAGTAAAACAAGGATTCTTATGTCCTGGTTCATATTATATGTCTTACGGTAGAATAAAGTACATACCAGCGAAGTATTCCAACCTAAAGGAAATACAAGAGCATTATGAGGAAATAAAGAAGCTTACTAAGGAGGAACTTGACGAGGAAATGTATGCCGAAAACGAGTTCTAGGTATAGAAGTATTTCTTAAGCTCCTCTAACAATTCAACTATTTTTCTCTTCTGTTTTTCATCCATTCTCTCATAATTTTCAATAAGATACCTACTTACGAATTCCATTTGAGATACTACGTCACTTATTCCTCCATTTTCTATTTTTTCAAGTTCTTGTTTTCCCTTTTCTGTAAGCTCATAATATTTCTTCCATCCATCTACCTTACTTATTCTAACTAAACCGTCTTCTTCCAATTGATCCAAAGCGGGGTAAATGGAGCCAGGAGAGGGTCTCCACATACCTAAAGTAATCCTTTCTATCTCATCAATTATTTGAGAACCGGTCATAGAACGACCTTTCAGAACGTTGAGAATAACGTTCTTAAGTCCTTTTCTTTGAAACCAACTCATTTAAAAAAAGTATCTTTGACCAACAAAAAACGCTTTTTATTTTTCTTTACCGCGAGACTAACGTTACAGAGGACGGAACTCTTTCTCTACTAAGTCAGCCATCTTATCTGAGCAGTCCTTTATGTCAGCAAGCATTTTGCTCTTAAGTTCGTTATAATCCCTAGCCTTATATAAATATCTCGGCCTTCCTGCTTTGTTACCAGGCTCCTTAATCCTCATAACTAAGCCCATTTCCAAAAGCTTGTTCAGGCTCCTGTTTATTGAAGCCTTAGAGAGCTTTAAGTCACTCTCTAGTTCCTCAGTACCTCTGGCATCTCCTCTCATGAGAGCTAGAAGTACAGTAACGTCAGTCTCGGATAAACCATAACAAAAGGACAGAATATCAACGAGACCGGCGTCCTTGCCCGAAGGCAGCTTTATTCTTGTTCCAGACGATAATTGGGTTTCCGACATTTATATCACAACTTAAGAATGTAATCTTCAACTATAAAAATTTTTTCCGACTAGAACAAGAGAATCTATTGAATCTTTTAAGCTAAAATGAGATGATTATACTTCATTATATGAACGATTCCGAACTTAAGTGTACATAATACTAGCTGAGATTAGTTTAATACTCACTTATAGCTTACTCACTATTTTTTACTGTGTTGAGGAAGATTTATATAGTAGTCTAGTTATATGATAATTTAGTGATCTAAGTGAGTGTAGAAGAAATAGTTAAAGTATCAAGAAACTACCAAGTTACAATACCTGCAAAGGTAAGGCAGAAGTTCCAAATAAAAGAGGGAGATCTAGTTAAGGTAATATTTGACGATGGAGAGGGAGTCGTTAAGATTCAGATAATGAAAGAACCTTGGAAGTAAAATTCCATTACACTTTCCAGTAAACTTTTTTCTTCTGCCTTTTTTATTTTTACATCTTGTTAATAGATGCTCATTCACATATAGATTCTAAGGAATTCGATAAAGATAGAGAAGTTATTCTAAAGAAATGTGACATCTTAGTAGTTGACGCTGGAATAAACTTCGATAATGACCTTACTATCTTAGAACTCTCTAAGAAATATAGTAACATAATTCCAGCTGGAGGCTTACATCCAGAGAATATAGATTATAAGAACTTTGATCAGGAGTTAAATAAAGTACTTGAGCTTTTAGATAAATTTAAAATAATTAGTGAAATTGGATTAGACTATTACTGGATAAAAGAGGACGAGAAAAGGAGAATTCAGAAGACAGTACTTGAGAGATTCTTGAGCGAGGCTGAAAAAAGAGGAAAACCTTTGATCGTACACATAAGAGGAGGAATAAAGGATTTCCTTGACATCATACCTTCTTATAAGGTAATCTTTGACGTTCATGCCTACGAGGGAAACATTAAGAACGCTTTACGCATTATAGAATTGGGCGGATATATATCATTCCCACCTGTAATAATAAGGGATAAACAAAGACAAATCGTCGCAAAGGAAATACCAATAGACAGAGTACTCACTGAAACAGATTCACCATACTTAGGTCCTACCAGGGATAGAAATGAGCCATGTAACGTATCATATAGTATCAAGAAACTTGGAGAAATATGGAATATTGATGATAAGTCTATAGAACGATTAATTGAAAATAACTTTAAGAGATTTTTAGGAATATAAGAATATAACAAAAAGAAAAATAAATACCTTCTATGAAGAAAAAATCGAAATACCTTGATTTAATCATCCCTCTTGCGGAGCGAAGTAGACAAACAAGAAGAATGCGAGAAATCCTATCAAAGCAAATATAGTGAAGGGTAGTACGTAAGGAGTAGCTGCAGCATGAAATGTGATATCGCCTATTTCCCACAAGAGGAGTAATATCGCAAATATGTACCCAATACCTAATAGTTTGAAGAAGCTCACCATTTTACATCACCTTTAAGATTCAACCATAACAGTTCCCCATAAGCTCATTACATATCCCATTTGTTCTCCCGTTAGCGTACTTGACATACCGTCTAAATCATAGTTATAGAAAACGGGGTATATAACTCCATATAGATAAGCAGGAGCCTTAGCATTAAACGTGAATGATATGTGAGTATTATAAGTTAAGTTGGTTGTCTCAACTGGAGTTATAGTCCCGTTCCACCATACTGCGTATATTCCAGCTATTAAGCCCTTATCAGGGTAAGCCTTACCAGTAGTAGTGTAATTGTATAAGTAATTGTGGTCTCCCTTGGGAGTTGGTACGTACATATTAAGGGTTACGGTAGAACCTGCGTTTACCACAAATGTTGGACCAGGAATTGTTCCATTAAAAACATTGTAATCATTTGATACTACGTTAAGTACAGGGGCCATAGTAGTATTCTCGACATATATTGGAGGATTATATGGGTCTCCCACAAGCGCAGAGGAGAATGCTTGGTGGGTAGTCGTTATGTATCTAGAGATATTTGATGGAGAGGAATATCCTGATGTAGGTATAACAATCATGTTACCTTCTTGATAGCTAAACCAAGGTCCGTCATATTCGCCGTTTACAAATGTATAGACTCCAGTCACATTTGGCGAAGGAAATACTGCGTACCCAGTTAGACCAGGAACAATCTGGACATCAGTCACCTTATCATTATAAAGTGGGAAGAAGAAGTTGGTTGTGGCAGTTTCAGGTCCTGCTACCATTGTAAGGTTAAGCCAGTCTCCAGGATGAGCTACCAATATGTTATAATAGAAGTTATTAGTTGTAGACCCATTGATCTGCTCTACGGAGTTTACATCCACACCGTGCTCTGAAAGATTAAAGTAGTATTGATAAGCTGTTACAAGTACATTATCAACCTTTGCGTGAGGAGGAATCTGACTAATCTCTTGTGGAACTCCACCAACGTTACCGTCAAGAGGAGCAGTTGCCACTCCAACTATTACGAAAAGTGCCAGAACAAACACGACCCAAATTAACTCCCATCTCTCTTTCTTATCCATAACCTTTCACCTTTCATGTATGGCAAATAAAACTTTTCTTTAAAAAAACTAAATTGTCTTAGCTGCCTTCAAGGTAAATATCGAAGTAATAACTATACCTAGAGTAAGAGTGGCTATCCATATCCATCCAGTAGTAGTGTAAAAGTTCCCCGCTATGGCTAGAGGTATAGTGCTTAAAACTATGAGTATAGCACCGAGTACTCCTAAAGCCCAGTCCTTCCCCAGTCCTCTCTTGGACTTCGAATGAAATAGCCTTGACATTGATTTAGTTATTTTAATTGAGGATAATGAATCTAACTTAGGATAATAGCTAAAACTCATTGCAACCTCATTTATAAGTTCTGGAACAGAATTCCATGTTTTCATTGGATGGCCCTTCACTAAGGTAAGGACTAAATTAAGGAACCATAAAAGAGTAGCAACGTCGGCGATGAAGGCTCCAGCTGTTGCCATAACTTCACCTTCAGTAACTAACCCGGTAATTGGATAAATCTCTGTTCTTCTCAACAATCCAGAAAATCCAGTTAGCTCAAATCCTATTATTAAAAGCGAAGTTCCAATCATATAACCGATGAAATGTATCCATCCCAATGACCTAGAGTACCATGACCGTCCAGTCATCATAGGTAACATGAAGTAGAGCACTGCAAATGCTGCAGGCACAATAGACCATAAGATCATGGCATGGAAGTGGCCTACAACCCACATGCTATTGTGAATTATGGCGTCAAAAGAAATTGTGGCGTTTGAAATTCCAGTAACACCAGCTGCAATTGCTCCTGCAAATGAGGTCACAGTCCAAGCCGTAATCAAATTGAAATTGACTTGAGATCCTTTAGCAGTGGCCCACAAGTTAAAGAACGTCATCATTGAAGGTATTACTACCGCGTACGTTAGAGCCTCTTGAAGGAATTTTAGATCCAAAGGTAGGTTTACCATATAAAGGTGATGTATTGGAACGTTGTTTGAGAATATCAAATATAAGAGTGCTGAAATTCTACCCATCCTATCACTGTAAAGAGGTTTGTTTGCTAACACGGGAATCAGTAAATACAGTGCTCCTACTGCTGGTAGCCATGCCATATATACTATTGCGTGTCCAAATATCCAGAACGCCACTTGGTTGGCTATCACGTCAAGACCAGTAATATGATAAAACGCTAATACGTCCCATACATCGGCTACTGTAACGCCACTATAGCCTATCATATATAGCAAAGTATCCATTAAGAAGAACACTAAAACAACTGGTAGTTTTTCCTTAACCTGCTTCGAAGCCAAGTAGTAATGATATACTATCCATATCCCAGCAAGATAAGTAAATCCGTCTAAAAGTATCCAACCTATGTACCAAGTTATGCTAACAACATATTGAGAGAAATCTGGAATTCCCAAAGGAGCTAGATAATACCAAGAAGTGGCAGGGAAGTAGTTGTCGAAGCCAGGTTGATTAGTAATTATTATAGGACCTTCCATGAACATGGGCGAGATGTTCATCATTATGAAGGCTATGTTTAGCAACCATTTTGCCCTAGGCTGTATATTGAGCAACTTTATTGTGAAGTATATGAATAAGGCAAACTCCAGTTGCTCGGCGAATGGAAAGAGATCCCTTGCACCATGAAGCGTTATAGATGCAAAGTACTCTTGTGGAGACAAAGGAAGCGTTTGAGTTAGACCCCATGTCGCCTCTTGAATTCTAACCATCAATGCATCTATAATACCTAGAAGCCCCCATATGACGCTCATTACTAACATTCCCATTACTATCCTGGTTGTCCAATCCTTGTCCAATTGGAAAAGCGAGATAACTAAATCCTTAAGACCCATGATGATCTACATTAGTCTCACGCTACGTAAATATATTATCTAGCTCTAAAATACAAGGTAGTCAAAATTAACGATGTTTATCTTAAATTTCTAAAAAGTTTGTTAAGGAAGTTAAGAAAATCTTCCGTTATAAAAATATAGATACAAAACTTTCTAACCTATAGAAGAAAACGTAGAAAACAGGGATAACCATAAAGATTAATAGCGCCAGAGGGAGGACTCGAACCTCCGACCGCCCGGTTAACAGCCGGGCGCTCTTCCGACTGAGCTACTCTGGCAAGCTTTCTAAGAGACATTAATAAAAGACGATCCATTATAGTTAAAGTTATCGTATACGCTAAACACTGCATGAAAGGATAAAGGTAGCATCTCTGAAAACTTATAGAATACAAGAAAAATGAAGACTCTACTAAAGGATAATTTCTTAAAATATCCAATTGAGTATTATAGTGGTCGGGTAGGGTGGGAGTCTCGCCACCTCCTAAACCCAAGGGCGTAAAGTGGGCACCAGCAACCCGTGCTCCGAGGTAGTCTTAGACTAGGCAGTTCCATCCTGAACTATGATAGTCGCCCGATGGGGCCAGATATTCGTGGACTACCTCTCTGGAGAGAGAGGCAGAACCACGTTAACTGGGGGAAACGGTCAGGTCCGGAAGGAAGCAGCCGTGCCCGGGTATCGGCGTTCATCGGTCTCCGGCTTGAGCAGGGATGGGTAAAGGCTGCTAGTCTTTGGCTACACGGGGTATGGGGGCCGACCTTTACGAAAAGTTTTTAATTATAACATGTCTAAAGATTAACGCCGAGGTCGCCTAGCCTGGTAGGGCGTCGGCCTGCTAAGCCGATGGGCGAAAGCCCGCACGGGTTCAAATCCCGTCCTCGGCGTTCTCATGTTATTTATAGTAAACTTTCAACTTTCAGTATACCTATATTCGCCTTGTTACAAGTCTGAAATAGATAAGGAGAAAGAGACAGTCTAAATAAAGATTAATCATTTGTTTAAAAGAAAAAAATAATAAAATTAAATATAACTTTCAAAAACATCATTTCCTTTTTCTTCTATAAAGTAATTACCGTAGTTTGAAGAATAAACGCAGCCACTCCGAACAGAATTTCTATAGCCCAAATTATTGAAACTATTTGATATTCCTTAAATCTGCCCAGTTTCATTATAACATGAGTTAAAGAGTTAGGATATGAATCCCAATAAAGAGTTCCATCCTCTCTCAGCTTACCAAAAGATATACCTTTGAATTTAGTACGAGCCTTAAGAACAAATTCTACAACATAAGGTAAATAAAGCACGGCTAACGCAGTGAACATATATCCGCCTATACCTATTGCACCTATTATTGCCCCCATTAAGTAAGTTCCAATGTTACCAGGAAAAACCTTAGCGGGATATTTATTGAAAAGAAGAAACGCAATGAACGTAAAGTCTGTGACCAACGCTAAAAGACCAGCAAGGTGGGTGGGACCTGTTCCCTTAAGTCCTATTGCTGCTAGCGTTGATAGCATTACTATTCCCATGCCAGTACCAAGTCCGTTTAGTCCTTCCAACATATTAAAGGCATTACTGGTTATAGTCAGAGCCCCTGGAACAATTATAATGTAATACAAGATTCCGAAATTCATTAATCCCACAAAAGGAATAGATATAACTGAATGGCCTAGACTGAACAGAGACAGAGGAACAGCTGCAGCTACTGGCAGAAATGCCCTAAGGGATTGCCTGACGTTAAATACATCGTCTACTATGCCGAGAAACCCTATTAAAAGAGCTGAAAGGAGGATTGCAGGTATAATTTCTTGAGATTGAGAATCTGAAATCATCAATGTGAAAGCCCCTGCTACGAATCCTGCAAGAATCGCTATTCCTCCAAGTTGTGCAACCTCCCTTTTATCAGGTTTATTTATATCTTTCCCAGTAAAGCCTCTAATTGGAGCTTCCTTTATAACCCATTTGGTTGAGAAAAAAGTAACTATAAAGGATAGAATACAAGCCAAAAGAACAAGGAGGAAAACAAATATCAAAGCGTAATCACTTCCTCCTTTTAACTGTAAAGTCAGAGATGTAAACCAATGCATCAATGGCGTCCTTATTCTTGAAATTAATCTCGGACAAGTTTGACAACGCCATTACCTTATATTTCTCAGCTAGATTATATGCATATTCAAAAGAATGGGTCTTTATGATTTCTGCAGCCTTTTTTAAATCTTCGTGGCTCGAGTTACGATTACCTAAAACACTTCTTAGCAGCAAAAGTTCTTCTGAAGAGGCCTCATTTAAGGTCTTTATAACAAGTAAGGTCCTTTTACCTTCCCTAATATCACTAAAGACTGGCTTTCCCAGTTCACTCTCATCCGAAGTAATACCTATTATATCATCCACTATTTGAAATGATATTCCCAAATATAAACCAAAATTAAAGAATTTTTCAAATGTAGTGTTATCTCCACCAGATATCATCGAGCCTATTCCAGAAGAGCACGCTATTAAGTAAGCTGTTTTCTTCTTAATCATTTCCATATAATCGTCTATGGCTACATCGTCCCTGTTCTCGAACTCCATGTCCATAGCCTGACCTTCCGATAGAGTAATGACTGAGTTAACGAAAGTTTCCATGACCTTATGATAAATATCACTGTCAAACCCGGTTAGAGAATCGTTCAGCATTTGAAAGGCTTTAGCGTGAAGCAGATCCCCTGCTAATATTGCCATAGGTTCTCCCCACTTTACGTGAACTGTTGGTAAGCCTCTCCTTAAGGAATCGTGGTCCATTATATCGTCGTGAACAAGAGTGAAAGTATGAAGAGTTTCAATTGCTGCTCCGGCCAAGATGGATCTTTTCCTGTCCCCTCCTAACGAGTCCGCCGATGATACTAAGATCAATGGCCTAAGCCTCTTCCCTCCGGCGGAGAAAAGATGTCTAGAAGCTTCATAAAGGGTGGGAGTATTTGCGGATTCAAGGTATTTTGCTATAGCGTTGTTTACATCATTTATTATATCGCTAAAATACCGTTCCAAGTTCATTAATACCCTCCTTTTCTCACTTTATCGTATGTTGATAAACTTATTCCTCTAGATTCCATCCATTCCTTGAGGCCGCCGCGTATGACAATTGATGCTTTCCTTAAGGATTTGACGTCCTTGGACCCACTCATTAGCATAGCAGCTTGTAATTGAAATAAAACGTCATTAAGAAAACTTCTCACGGAGTTCTTTCCTTCTAGAGAAGCTTCCAAAACCGGCAAAGCGAAACCTCCAACGTCCGCTCCTAAAGCTATTGCCTTAGCTATATCTAAACCGTTCCTAAGCCCTCCGCTTCCTATTATAAATGAGGTTGGGTCGGACCACCTAGTCTCCATTATGGTGGCTGCAGTTGGTATTCCCCAAGTAGAAAATACCGAAGCACTCCTTGACTTCCAATTCCCCCTTCTTTCGCCTCTCAATTTCTCCACGGCGACCCAACTTGTACCTCCTTGACCTGAAACGTCAAAATTATGAAAACCATAACTGGAGAAACGCCTAACTGTCTCGATGGATAAACCACAACCAGTTTCTTTTAGTATTACGGGTATGCCTATCTCCTTTGAGAGGTCCCTTAATTTTGCTAAAGTTTCTTCCCTATAGTCAGTTTCCCCTTCTGGCTGAAATACCTCTTGAGCAACGTTTAGGTGAACCGCCAAAGCGTCAGCTTCTATCACCGATATTATCGTCTTTAGCTCGTTAAGTCCGTATCCCCTGTAAAGTTGAGGTACACCTATATTTGCCACTAGGGGAGAAGTAGGAGCATTTCGTCTAACTACACGAAAAGATTCCTCGGATGATGGGTTTTCTATTACTATCCTCTCACTACCTACTCCCATTACCAGTCCCATCTCCTCCACCACTGAGGCTATTATCCCGTTCAATCTTCCAAGCTCTGGCGTACCTCCTGTCATACCTGTAACCATTATGGGGGAGCTGATCTTCTTGCCAAGAAAATAAGACATGGTTTCTACATCCT
It includes:
- the fni gene encoding type 2 isopentenyl-diphosphate Delta-isomerase gives rise to the protein MTETRDPRHLINRKLEHVEATVFGGVERLTSTMLDDITLVHQAFPGFSLEDVETMSYFLGKKISSPIMVTGMTGGTPELGRLNGIIASVVEEMGLVMGVGSERIVIENPSSEESFRVVRRNAPTSPLVANIGVPQLYRGYGLNELKTIISVIEADALAVHLNVAQEVFQPEGETDYREETLAKLRDLSKEIGIPVILKETGCGLSIETVRRFSSYGFHNFDVSGQGGTSWVAVEKLRGERRGNWKSRSASVFSTWGIPTAATIMETRWSDPTSFIIGSGGLRNGLDIAKAIALGADVGGFALPVLEASLEGKNSVRSFLNDVLFQLQAAMLMSGSKDVKSLRKASIVIRGGLKEWMESRGISLSTYDKVRKGGY
- the gds gene encoding geranylgeranyl diphosphate synthase, giving the protein MNLERYFSDIINDVNNAIAKYLESANTPTLYEASRHLFSAGGKRLRPLILVSSADSLGGDRKRSILAGAAIETLHTFTLVHDDIMDHDSLRRGLPTVHVKWGEPMAILAGDLLHAKAFQMLNDSLTGFDSDIYHKVMETFVNSVITLSEGQAMDMEFENRDDVAIDDYMEMIKKKTAYLIACSSGIGSMISGGDNTTFEKFFNFGLYLGISFQIVDDIIGITSDESELGKPVFSDIREGKRTLLVIKTLNEASSEELLLLRSVLGNRNSSHEDLKKAAEIIKTHSFEYAYNLAEKYKVMALSNLSEINFKNKDAIDALVYISDFTVKRRK
- the lrs14 gene encoding HTH-type transcriptional regulator Lrs14 is translated as MSETQLSSGTRIKLPSGKDAGLVDILSFCYGLSETDVTVLLALMRGDARGTEELESDLKLSKASINRSLNKLLEMGLVMRIKEPGNKAGRPRYLYKARDYNELKSKMLADIKDCSDKMADLVEKEFRPL
- a CDS encoding Rdx family protein, producing the protein MVTTIKIVYCRPCGYLDRALGLARDILSYYQDTQVLLVQGEKGIFDVYLNGRMIFSRYEQKRFPDNMEILQEISKETGDRVLS
- a CDS encoding UDP-N-acetylglucosamine--dolichyl-phosphate N-acetylglucosaminephosphotransferase, giving the protein MIFVFLLVLLACILSFIVTFFSTKWVIKEAPIRGFTGKDINKPDKREVAQLGGIAILAGFVAGAFTLMISDSQSQEIIPAILLSALLIGFLGIVDDVFNVRQSLRAFLPVAAAVPLSLFSLGHSVISIPFVGLMNFGILYYIIIVPGALTITSNAFNMLEGLNGLGTGMGIVMLSTLAAIGLKGTGPTHLAGLLALVTDFTFIAFLLFNKYPAKVFPGNIGTYLMGAIIGAIGIGGYMFTALAVLYLPYVVEFVLKARTKFKGISFGKLREDGTLYWDSYPNSLTHVIMKLGRFKEYQIVSIIWAIEILFGVAAFILQTTVITL
- a CDS encoding enoyl-CoA hydratase/isomerase family protein → MVVKLESYGPYSVIKFNSGTKYNLFNIKFMTDMIDTLSNLEEDRSSRYVLVQGEGNFGAGADITELKRANDDLEFARTFFNYMRQIYEKIISIQKIFIMLPENIAYGASMEMLLVSDFVISKVGTKFAAPGGKIGVFPPVLVSIGPHLIGFQNVRRLAILGEEIDADEAAKIGLVNYVSDDPMETAKVLMDKISVMAPTSIMWMKKNISWRLRESMYEAFDDLVNQVQSDTAKEGILAFISKNRPSWTTQPSRDS
- a CDS encoding TatD family hydrolase yields the protein MLIDAHSHIDSKEFDKDREVILKKCDILVVDAGINFDNDLTILELSKKYSNIIPAGGLHPENIDYKNFDQELNKVLELLDKFKIISEIGLDYYWIKEDEKRRIQKTVLERFLSEAEKRGKPLIVHIRGGIKDFLDIIPSYKVIFDVHAYEGNIKNALRIIELGGYISFPPVIIRDKQRQIVAKEIPIDRVLTETDSPYLGPTRDRNEPCNVSYSIKKLGEIWNIDDKSIERLIENNFKRFLGI
- a CDS encoding AbrB/MazE/SpoVT family DNA-binding domain-containing protein, whose translation is MSVEEIVKVSRNYQVTIPAKVRQKFQIKEGDLVKVIFDDGEGVVKIQIMKEPWK
- a CDS encoding PadR family transcriptional regulator, yielding MSWFQRKGLKNVILNVLKGRSMTGSQIIDEIERITLGMWRPSPGSIYPALDQLEEDGLVRISKVDGWKKYYELTEKGKQELEKIENGGISDVVSQMEFVSRYLIENYERMDEKQKRKIVELLEELKKYFYT
- a CDS encoding cbb3-type cytochrome c oxidase subunit I, giving the protein MGLKDLVISLFQLDKDWTTRIVMGMLVMSVIWGLLGIIDALMVRIQEATWGLTQTLPLSPQEYFASITLHGARDLFPFAEQLEFALFIYFTIKLLNIQPRAKWLLNIAFIMMNISPMFMEGPIIITNQPGFDNYFPATSWYYLAPLGIPDFSQYVVSITWYIGWILLDGFTYLAGIWIVYHYYLASKQVKEKLPVVLVFFLMDTLLYMIGYSGVTVADVWDVLAFYHITGLDVIANQVAFWIFGHAIVYMAWLPAVGALYLLIPVLANKPLYSDRMGRISALLYLIFSNNVPIHHLYMVNLPLDLKFLQEALTYAVVIPSMMTFFNLWATAKGSQVNFNLITAWTVTSFAGAIAAGVTGISNATISFDAIIHNSMWVVGHFHAMILWSIVPAAFAVLYFMLPMMTGRSWYSRSLGWIHFIGYMIGTSLLIIGFELTGFSGLLRRTEIYPITGLVTEGEVMATAGAFIADVATLLWFLNLVLTLVKGHPMKTWNSVPELINEVAMSFSYYPKLDSLSSIKITKSMSRLFHSKSKRGLGKDWALGVLGAILIVLSTIPLAIAGNFYTTTGWIWIATLTLGIVITSIFTLKAAKTI
- a CDS encoding oxidase; its protein translation is MDKKERWELIWVVFVLALFVIVGVATAPLDGNVGGVPQEISQIPPHAKVDNVLVTAYQYYFNLSEHGVDVNSVEQINGSTTNNFYYNILVAHPGDWLNLTMVAGPETATTNFFFPLYNDKVTDVQIVPGLTGYAVFPSPNVTGVYTFVNGEYDGPWFSYQEGNMIVIPTSGYSSPSNISRYITTTHQAFSSALVGDPYNPPIYVENTTMAPVLNVVSNDYNVFNGTIPGPTFVVNAGSTVTLNMYVPTPKGDHNYLYNYTTTGKAYPDKGLIAGIYAVWWNGTITPVETTNLTYNTHISFTFNAKAPAYLYGVIYPVFYNYDLDGMSSTLTGEQMGYVMSLWGTVMVES